A genomic stretch from Aedes albopictus strain Foshan chromosome 2, AalbF5, whole genome shotgun sequence includes:
- the LOC134288664 gene encoding general odorant-binding protein 45-like, giving the protein MQVKKLVTFSLLLISALFLIENVATTNRHSSIFKSIDSTDGECHRYLIGRDGNCSVRCRGLLHRFWTEQSKLSYSAIKQFYQPDPEDKCYLDRTIECLKRVSVLENNCGLVDQYVRCYKDQYGEEDTTAARFIPFTRVQQTRILMECAAILGIPEDSLIQAAMNTSEMPHEACLLRCFLIRQGLYSDAGGFDLERLEVQCGGYGNDWDPVAVRKCFANVTNDDQCSKVQRMTKTCLPVYLKVMPNPNIRTNKFIPAIVEFMGIEVDTRVGSLEARFVNQVISSNAPISVVGHVLGAHAKSRLKTSIAIDPERSYIPQITVVEDIFQQNEQDSILLLLQ; this is encoded by the coding sequence ATGCAAGTAAAAAAACTAGTTACCTTCAGTTTACTCCTGATCAGTGCACTGTTCCTAATAGAAAATGTGGCTACCACAAATCGCCATTCATCGATATTCAAAAGCATAGATTCAACAGACGGCGAATGCCATCGGTATTTGATTGGACGAGATGGAAACTGTAGCGTTCGTTGCCGCGGTTTGCTGCACCGGTTTTGGACCGAACAGAGTAAGCTCAGTTACTCTGCGATCAAGCAATTCTACCAACCTGATCCAGAGGATAAATGTTACCTGGATCGAACCATAGAGTGCCTTAAAAGAGTTTCAGTGCTCGAAAACAATTGTGGACTTGTCGATCAGTACGTTCGCTGTTACAAGGACCAATATGGAGAAGAGGATACTACAGCCGCTCGATTCATTCCGTTCACCAGAGTGCAGCAAACTCGAATCCTGATGGAGTGTGCAGCAATCCTGGGAATACCGGAGGATTCCTTGATACAAGCAGCTATGAACACTAGTGAAATGCCACATGAAGCATGTCTCCTCAGGTGCTTCCTTATTCGACAAGGGCTGTATAGCGACGCTGGTGGTTTCGATTTGGAACGGCTCGAGGTACAATGTGGGGGCTACGGAAATGACTGGGACCCCGTCGCAGTGCGGAAATGTTTTGCCAATGTGACGAATGATGACCAGTGCTCAAAAGTGCAACGAATGACCAAAACCTGTCTCCCAGTATATTTAAAAGTGATGCCAAATCCAAACATTCGTACCAACAAGTTTATACCGGCTATAGTTGAATTTATGGGAATAGAAGTAGACACTAGAGTAGGCTCACTTGAAGCCCGTTTCGTGAACCAGGTTATTTCATCAAATGCACCAATATCTGTCGTAGGACATGTTCTTGGTGCTCATGCTAAAAGTAGATTGAAGACTAGTATTGCTATTGACCCTGAAAGAAGTTATATACCACAAATAACGGTTGTAGAGGACATTTTCCAACAAAATGAACAGGATAGTATTTTACTTTTACTGCAATAA